In the Rhodothermia bacterium genome, TGTCTTGATCCACAAAGTTGGAAATACCATGTAGTGCCGGATCCGTAACATGCGATGCCAAGCGTAGCGGCCAACCCAAATTCACGAACTCCGTTTTTTGAAGCAATACCCCCTGTTGTTCGAGCAAGCGGGTTTGATTGGCCAAATCTGCATGAATGGCGGCATAGTCTGCCTCCGTGAGATGGTCTTCTGGCAATGGCGCGGAGCCACCGCCATCCTGTGCAAAAAGCCAGAAAGGGGCAAGCAAAACAAAAGCTGTGAAGAGAATCCGCATATGTAATTGTATTTATCGGTTAAGATTGTAAAAAAAATGCCTCAAAAAGTGTGCGAGGAATGGCCAAACACAAAATAGAAATCCATTTTCCCTTTCTTTTTTGTAGGAAGCGCATATTTGACCGTAATTTAAGAAAATATTGCTTGTACAAATTTATGTAAAAAGGGTACTGAAACCCAATGAAAACACATGCTCTTTAAACGCGATTTTTTGCCATACACTATACCACTGCTTTTGCTTTGGTTATTGCTATTTGGGGGCGGCCTTGCGTATGATTATTTAAATCATACCGGATTTTGGCAACCGCAGAACCTCTTTGAGCGCATCACCCCGCCCATTTTCGGGGTTGTAATTCCTCTTTTTTTGCTTGTTTTCAGATGGTTGGCATTAGAACCCGAAGACATGATGTTGATGTCTTTTGGTATGGTCTTTAGCTTGGTATTGATGGGGATTTTATGGGCTGGCGGTGGAGCCGAATGGGGGCGTATTGCACTACAATGGATGTTGATTGTCTTGACGCTATATGTTTCCTTAGAAGCTTTGTGGCGCAAAATCAGACGCAAGGCATGATAAAAAACGTTTTTTGAAAACGATTTTGCCGATGATTGTATTAAAACTTTCGTGTTAGGGGTTAATCAAGCCCTCGCCATGATGGACTTCAAGCCCTGTATGGGTAACTTCCGATGTACTTCATCCAATGAAGTGCAAACTTAGCCCCGTAGGAGAAACCCCTTTGAGAACGAGTTCTGGAGCATTATCGGGGCGAAATATTTCTAAGAGGCGGCATAGCTGGTTGAACACCGTCTAGACCCAATCTACCCGCAATCCATGATCCATTAATTAAAGTACGACCCAAAAAAACATACATGAGCGAGATCATTACCGGAAAAGACCTGCAACGCATTGGCTGGAAGCCGGGGAAACTTTTGGGCATTGCCAAAAAAGTGGCGGAAAACTTGATGCAGGAGGGTGCGGACAAGCCCTCTGTGTTGGTCATCTTACAGGGTGTTTTGGAAAACCCCAGCGATTATATAGACAACTTTACCCTGCGTGACTTGGTGGAGCTTGTGATACACGACCAAATGCCACCGCAAGAACCACCCGAAGAAGCCTTGCGCCCTGACCCGCTTTCGTTCGATATCTGGGGCAAGCAAATGATTGACCCCATGGCGGAGCGACAAATGGAAACCGCAATGCGTCTGCCCATCTCTGTTGCCGGAGCCTTAATGCCGGATGCACACGTAGGCTACGGATTGCCCATTGGTGGTGTTTTGGCGACCGAAAATACGGTTATTCCGTATGCGGTAGGGGTGGATATTGCTTGCCGGATGATGCTTTCCGTCTTTCCAGAACCGCCAAGCATGCTCGTTGCACACCACGACCGTCTGCGGAAGGCGTTGATGAACGAAACCCACTTTGGTACAGGAGATCGGTGGCGGATAGGAGACCCACAAACACCACAGCACGAGGTCTTGGATACTGGAGACTGGAACGCGACTCCGTTGCTGCGCTCCCTGCGAGACAAAGCACAGGCCCAATTGGGCACTTCTGGCAGTGGAAACCACTTTGTAGAGTGGGGAACGCTTACGGTGGATCGGCCAAATCCTGAAACGGGCCTTCAACCCGGGCAGTATGTGGCTTTGCTCTCACATTCCGGCTCAAGAGCCGTGGGTGCGCGCATCGCCGAGCATTTTACCAAAGTGGCGAAAACACTACACCCCAAATTGCCCAATGAAGCCCAGCACTTGGCTTGGTTAGATTTGTCCTCCGAAGAGGGCGATGCCTATTGGCAAGCCATGCAGTTAGCCGGGCATTTTGCACAAGCAAACCACCACATTATTCATCGGCGCGTAGCGCGTGCGGCTGGCTTAGAAGCCTTCTTTATGGTGGAAAACCACCACAATTTTGCTTGGAAAGAGCTTTTGCCCGATGGCCGTGAGGCGATTATCCACCGGAAAGGCGCGACTCCAGCCGGTGCGGGTGTTTTGGGGATTATCCCCGGCTCTATGGGTGATGCCGGCTACTTGGTACGTGGTTTAGGCCATGCACCCGCCCTTAACTCGGCCTCTCATGGCGCGGGACGATTAATGAGCCGGAAAGCGGCAAACTCCGCCATTACCTTGCACAACCGGAATGAATATCTCCAAAAAAGAGGTGTAACCCTATTGAGTGGTGGCTTAGACGAGGCGCCGCAAGCCTATAAACCCATCGGGGAGGTAATGGCCGCCCAAACCGATTTGGTGGAGACCCTTGCGCGGTTCAATCCCGTGATTGTGCGTATGGCGTAAAAATTATGCGTATAGTATAAGAATTGTGTAGATGGCTTAAGAAAGGGTAAAAAACCGCATTATTGAGGTTGCCCTTGGCCTGCATGAATTTTATACAATACCTTATTTATGGAATTCTGCACTTTCAGCAAATAGATACAAATGTTTTAAACAAAGCATCCTGCTATAAGCTAATGGCGCTGTCAATAAAATACCAAGATTTGTAGATCATCTCGCGGAGCAAAATCCGTCGCATGACCAATTTGGGAGCGCGAACAGTTGATAACATAGCCCTTGAATTGCTCCAAACGGTTTTGCCGCCCCCAAAAGGCATTCGGCTCATTGGCATTAGGCTTTCAAACTTGACAACGAAGAAAATTTGGATGGGAAACAGCTTTTATTGCCTTTCGATACATGAGCGAGGTCACGCACTAAGCATCTAACAGAAATAAATATTCCATAAAAACATAATGTGCACAAGTTTTGGCTCGATTGTCGCATTGTATCTACAGAAGAAAGAGGTTAGGGGTGACAATACCGTGAAGGGGTAAGCGACTTCAGCAGTTGTTAAAGCAAGCTCATTTCATGGCAAGGTTTTTGCATATTAGACCAGTAACATAGCTTCACTTTTCGGAATACCATGGACTACATACCCGTTTTTTTGTTCATCAATACAAAAAATGTGGACAAGTAGCTTTTTGTTGTCTCAAAACAATATGGTATTCGTCTGGAATTGATACAAGCCCACCAACCAACCAGCAAATAAAGCATCCAATGAAATTTACCGTAGAATCGTTTTAAGAGTGACATACCCTGTAATTCTCCCAGACTGGATTAGCCCCTTTCAGGACACCATCCTGACAACCACTGAGGATCAACGCACGTCGGACTCGGTGGTTGCGCAATTGGACGAAACGGGCCGGGTATTGATGGTCAACCAGAAAGGTGAAACCGAGTGGGGTCTGGGAAAAGGAATGCGTGTACCAAGGGCCTTTATGTACACCTTACGCACACAAGTTCCAGACGAACAGGGCGTATATTCAGTAGAAACGTCCCTTGGCCTACTCCACGTACTGCACCTACAACAACAAGGTGGTTGGCTTTTAATGAGCAGACCCGCACAATTAGAAGACCCAGCCCTTTCCGAAAGCCCCTCGGCTTTTAAGGCCCTCATCGAGAAAGTCGCCATTTTTATCCTACATATGCAGGCAGATGGCACGGTGGTTGATGCCAATACCGAATCTGAACGCATAACCGGATACGCCGCTGTTGAGGTTAAAAACCGCCCCTTCTTGCTCGAAATCCTGCACCCCGAAGACCGATGGAAGTTTACCAAAGCAATGCGGGACGTGAGGGATGCGGGTAAAATAACCTTTGGGGCACGATTCCAGCGGAAAGACGAAAACGACGAAACCCGCTTTGCCGAAATCCATTTGTACTTGGCCAAACAAGATACGGTCGGAGATGTCGAGGCCGTTATCTTTGATGTCACCGATCAATCGGAGGTGGACGAGGATCTCTTCCTGAGCGAATCCCTCTACCGCGT is a window encoding:
- a CDS encoding RtcB family protein, whose amino-acid sequence is MTGKDLQRIGWKPGKLLGIAKKVAENLMQEGADKPSVLVILQGVLENPSDYIDNFTLRDLVELVIHDQMPPQEPPEEALRPDPLSFDIWGKQMIDPMAERQMETAMRLPISVAGALMPDAHVGYGLPIGGVLATENTVIPYAVGVDIACRMMLSVFPEPPSMLVAHHDRLRKALMNETHFGTGDRWRIGDPQTPQHEVLDTGDWNATPLLRSLRDKAQAQLGTSGSGNHFVEWGTLTVDRPNPETGLQPGQYVALLSHSGSRAVGARIAEHFTKVAKTLHPKLPNEAQHLAWLDLSSEEGDAYWQAMQLAGHFAQANHHIIHRRVARAAGLEAFFMVENHHNFAWKELLPDGREAIIHRKGATPAGAGVLGIIPGSMGDAGYLVRGLGHAPALNSASHGAGRLMSRKAANSAITLHNRNEYLQKRGVTLLSGGLDEAPQAYKPIGEVMAAQTDLVETLARFNPVIVRMA